The Comamonas sp. 26 DNA window TTCGGCGGTGGGCACGCAAAGCGGCCTACCCATCTGGGCCATCATCGGCCTGATGCTGGTGGTCTCCGTCTTCGTCACCGGAGTCTATGGCCTGGTGGTCGAACAGGTGGCCTACAAGCCTGTGCGTCAGAGCCCGCGCCTCGTGGCACTGATCTCGGCCATCGGTATGTCCATCTTCTTGCAGAACTGGGTGGCGCTGGGCCAGGGCGCGCGCGACATGGCCGTGCCATCGCTGTTGCCCGGTGCCATCAACTTTCATATGGGTGATTTCGAGGTCTTTATTCCCTACACCCGCGTACTCATCATCGTGGTGACCGTGCTGCTGATGATTGCCCTGACCATGTATATCAAGCATTCCCGCATGGGCCGCGCCTCGCGCGCCTGCGCGCAGGACATGCACATGGCCAATCTGCTGGGCATTGATACCAACAAAGTCATCTCCTTCACCTTTGTGCTGGGCGCTGTGCTGGCCGCTGTGGGCGGTGTGCTGATTGCGCTGGCCGTGGGCAAGCTCAACCCCTTCATCGGCTTTCTGGCTGGCATCAAGGCGTTTACGGCAGCGGTACTGGGCGGCATTGGCTCCATTCCTGGCGCCATGCTGGGCGGCGTGATTCTGGGTGTGGCCGAGACCTTTGCTGCGGCCTACATCTCGTCGGAGTACAAGGACATTGTGGCCTTTGGCCTACTGGTCACCATCTTGATGTTCCGCCCCTCCGGTCTGCTGGGCAAACCTGAAGTGGAGAAGGTCTGATGAAATACAGCTTTTCCGCTTCCTTTCGCGATGCGCTGATCGCCATGGTGATGACGGCCATCGTCGTCACCCCCGTCTTCAGCCTGCATCTTGAGCGCGCAGGCATGCGCACCGAGATCGCCCCCGACTGGCGCTGGACCATCTGGGCCTGCGTCATTGTGTTCATCGGCCAGATGCTCAAGCCCTTGCTCACCGGCAAGATGCCCAAGGTCAGCCTGCCAGCCATGCCGAAAATCAAGTCGGGCACGCGCAACGTCGTCATCTTTGTGGTGCTGATGATGGCGGCCTCCTGGCCGTTTTTCGCGGGACGCAACGCGGTGGACATTGCGACTCTGGCCATGATTTACGTCATGCTGGGCCTGGGCCTGAACGTAGTCGTGGGCTTTGCCGGCCTGCTGGATCTGGGCTTTGTGGGCTTCTACGCCGTAGGTGCCTATACCTACGCGCTGCTGTTCCACTGGGCCGGCTGGTCGTTCTGGCAAGCCCTGCCGCTGGCTGGTGCCGCTTCAGCCCTCTTTGGCTTTGTGCTGGGCTTTCCAGTCCTGCGCCTGCGCGGTGACTATCTGGCCATTGTGACGCTGGGCTTTGGCGAAATCATCCGCCTGCTGCTGACCAATATGACCAGCGTCACAGGCGGGCCTGACGGCATCTCCAGCATTCCCAAACCCACGGTATTCGGCCTGCCCATGACACGCAGCCCCGTGACTGAGGGTGGCACGACCTTTCACCAGTTCTTCGGGCTGGAGTTCAACTCCATGCACATGGTGATTGCGCTATACCTGATGGCGCTGCTGCTGGCCATGGTGACGCTGTTCATCAGCAACCGCCTGATTCGCATGCCCATTGGCCGCTCGTGGGAAGCGCTGCGCGAAGACGAAATTGCCTGCCGCTCTCTGGGCATGAACCCCATGAAGATCAAGCTCTCGGCCTTCACACTGGGTGCCATGTTTGCAGGTTTTGGCGGTGCTTTTTTTGCGGCGCGCCAGGGCATCGTGAACCCAGAGTCCTTTACCTTTATTGAGTCGGCACTCATTTTGGCCATCGTGGTGCTGGGCGGCATGGGCTCGCAGCTGGGCGTGATTCTGGCGGCCATCATCCTGACCGTGCTGCCCGAGCTGGCGCGCGAGTTCTCTGAATACCGCATGCTGATCTTCGGTCTGGTCATGATTTTGATGATGATCTGGCGCCCTCAAGGT harbors:
- the livH gene encoding high-affinity branched-chain amino acid ABC transporter permease LivH yields the protein MSDFLPQLIQQLFNGLSLGAIYALIAIGYTMVYGIIGMINFAHGDIYMLGAYIGLVTLSAVGTQSGLPIWAIIGLMLVVSVFVTGVYGLVVEQVAYKPVRQSPRLVALISAIGMSIFLQNWVALGQGARDMAVPSLLPGAINFHMGDFEVFIPYTRVLIIVVTVLLMIALTMYIKHSRMGRASRACAQDMHMANLLGIDTNKVISFTFVLGAVLAAVGGVLIALAVGKLNPFIGFLAGIKAFTAAVLGGIGSIPGAMLGGVILGVAETFAAAYISSEYKDIVAFGLLVTILMFRPSGLLGKPEVEKV
- a CDS encoding high-affinity branched-chain amino acid ABC transporter permease LivM, with the translated sequence MKYSFSASFRDALIAMVMTAIVVTPVFSLHLERAGMRTEIAPDWRWTIWACVIVFIGQMLKPLLTGKMPKVSLPAMPKIKSGTRNVVIFVVLMMAASWPFFAGRNAVDIATLAMIYVMLGLGLNVVVGFAGLLDLGFVGFYAVGAYTYALLFHWAGWSFWQALPLAGAASALFGFVLGFPVLRLRGDYLAIVTLGFGEIIRLLLTNMTSVTGGPDGISSIPKPTVFGLPMTRSPVTEGGTTFHQFFGLEFNSMHMVIALYLMALLLAMVTLFISNRLIRMPIGRSWEALREDEIACRSLGMNPMKIKLSAFTLGAMFAGFGGAFFAARQGIVNPESFTFIESALILAIVVLGGMGSQLGVILAAIILTVLPELAREFSEYRMLIFGLVMILMMIWRPQGLLPMKRHQVEIKA